In Emys orbicularis isolate rEmyOrb1 chromosome 12, rEmyOrb1.hap1, whole genome shotgun sequence, one genomic interval encodes:
- the LOC135886893 gene encoding LOW QUALITY PROTEIN: olfactory receptor 6E1-like (The sequence of the model RefSeq protein was modified relative to this genomic sequence to represent the inferred CDS: substituted 1 base at 1 genomic stop codon): protein MENRTVVMEFILLGFTNDHRLQLLICLVLLVAYLFTIAGNILNITITLVDRRLQTPMXYFLRNFSLLEISFTSVIIPKALANMALGGQTISLIGCFAQSILYFILGTTEFLLLAVMSFDRYVAICNRLQYTAIMSSQVCTLLALGSWIGGILFIIAPMILLFQLPFCGPNVINHFFCDSTPLIKLACADTWLIEYMGFITALLSVLGTLVITLVSYIKIISTVMHVPSAQGRQKAFSTCTSHITVVSITYGSCIFMYVKPMWSGRLDFSKAVAVLNTVVSPLLNPFIYSLRNRQVQEAVRKAVGSAVFCKDPNI, encoded by the coding sequence ATGGAGAACCGAACTGTGGTGATGGAGTTCATCCTCTTGGGTTTCACCAATGACCACCGCCTACAGCTCCTGATTTGTCTGGTGCTCCTAGTTGCTTATCTCTTTACCATCGCAGGCAACATTCTTAACATCACTATCACCCTGGTGGACCGGCGACTCCAAACCCCGATGTAATACTTCCTCCGGAACTTCTCCCTCCTGGAAATCAGCTTCACCTCTGTTATCATCCCAAAAGCATTGGCCAACATGGCATTAGGTGGTCAAACCATTTCTTTAATTGGGTGTTTTGCTCAATCCATTCTCTATTTTATCCTGGGTACCACCGAGTTCCTTCTGTTAGCAGTCATGTCCTTTGATAGATATGTGGCCATCTGCAACCGTCTACAATACACAGCCATCATGAGCAGTCAAGTCTGCACTCTCTTGGCGTTGGGCTCCTGGATTGGAGGCATATTGTTTATTATTGCTCCGATGATTTTACTGTTCCAGTTGCCTTTCTGTGGCCCGAATGTGAttaaccatttcttctgtgatagCACACCATTGATTAAGCTTGCCTGTGCAGACACATGGCTCATAGAGTACATGGGCTTCATCACAGCTCTGCTTTCAGTGCTGGGCACTCTAGTGATCACCCTTGTGTCCTACATCAAGATCATCTCCACTGTGATGCACGTCCCATCTGCCCAGGGGAGACAGAAAGCTTTCTCCACCTGCACCTCTCACATCACTGTGGTCTCCATCACCTACGGGAGTTGCATCTTCATGTACGTCAAACCTATGTGGAGTGGCAggctggacttcagcaaggctgtGGCTGTTCTCAACACGGTGGTGTCCCCTCTGCTCAACCCCTTCATATACAGCCTGAGGAACAGGCAAGTTCAGGAGGCAGTGAGGAAGGCTGTTGGCAGTGCAGTGTTTTGTAAAGACCCCAATATTTAA